The sequence AGACAGTGTTGAGTTTAAACTTCTCACAACAAGATATCCATCAGGCGAACATGTTGCAGCTGTGAATGTTCCGTCAATTTCTGTCTGTGAAGGAGTAAGGTTTAATGAAGTTGGTTGATTTGTCGGAGAAGTACAAGCTACCGGCGGTGTATATTCAATCCAACTGTTATTTGTTCCGTTATCAACATCTTGCCAATCGTTATAATAAGTATTTACACCACTGTGGATTCCAATATCTGCACCTGCTTGTGTAACGTCATCTGTACCGAATTTAATAACGACTTTATTTGTTGTTTCGTAAAAACTTACTTGTAAATCTGCATAATTATTATGACTATAACTAATCTCAACGTCCTGAAATTCAATTGTAAAAATTCTGTTTGGAGAGGAGCCTTGAGTTAAATAATAAATATGACTGTTTGCATCGCCAAAATTACAATCATAAGTACCGAGAGCTATTACTTGTCCTAATCCGGTTGATGTGCTGCTTAAAGTGAAACTTGTTGCATCACCACTATTTATACTTGCATTACCATCTAAACGAATAAATCCGTTTGTACCTATACTTAATTGACTTGCTGTAGTATAACTATCATCGTAACAAGAAAAATTAAAAGGCCAGTTTATTTCTTGTCTTCCGTCATCGGCATTACCGGCAGAAAATGTGGTAATTTCACTCCCTCCGGAGCAATCAATCCAACTGTAAGTTGTTCCTAAGTTACCTGTTTGAGTAACATAGTTCCAACTTGCACTTTGTGCCGAGATAAATATCGGGTTCATAAATACAAAAGCAAAAATTATTATTGCTTTTATAAGTAATGTGTTTTCTTGAAATTGTAGTTTTTTTTTCATAATTTAAAATTTTAGTTTTTTAACAGATTTTAAATTTATTGAATAATAATTTTTTTAATTTTAAAAAAATCAGCAGTTTGAATTTTTACAAAATAAATTCCTTTTGGTTGTTCGCTTATATCAACCTGATATTGAAATTCATACGATGACTTTAAGTCATCGTATGAATAAACAACTTGTCCGTTTACATTTGTGATTTCAATGCTTAAAGGCTTTTCAAATGCTTTAAGATTTTGTATTGTAAAAATTCCGTTTGTCGGGTTTGGAAATAAATTAACATTAGGCGTATTATTATTCTCATTAATACTCAGCGGAAATAACTCACCGTAATACATAATCGAAAAAGGATTTACTTCTCCTTCTGTCCAAATTACAGACAGATATTTGTTGCACATAGAAGGGCTGCTCGGATTATCCGAATCAACATTTTCGGTATTAGTAATATTTGTAATTCCTGACCAAGTTTCAAGTTCGATGTCGTATTTTGTATAAACAATATCAAGGTATATACCGTCTGTTTTTTCTGCCCAAAAAACATGTAAATTTCCAAGACTGTCAGTTGAGATAGTAGGGTGTAAAGATGCGAGGCCTGTATTGCTGATATTTGTATAATTAATATCCCAAACTCCGGCAATGCATTTTTTATAAAATATTTCTCTTGTTCCTGTTTGTGAGTCTTTCCAAATCAGATGAATGTTCCCGTCAATATCAGTTACAACGCAGGGGTCCATTGTTGCATAACTTCCGTTTCCTGTTGTGTTACTGATATTTGTATAGTCGGCATCCCAACCTGAACCGACAGTATATTTTTTGTAAAGAACCATTTTATCGTTATTGATATCTTCGCCTGAATCTTTCCAAAAAACGTATATATTATCGTTATTATCAATTGTAAGTGTCGGATATTCGGAAGCTCCGTATGAATTACTTATGTTTATCGGTGTTTGCCAACCTGTTCCCTGTGTATATTTGTTATACCATATTTCAGAGTTGGGGGTTGAACTGTAACCGGCTCTTTGTAAGACACAGTGTAAATTATTTTCAGAATCAACAGCAATCACAGGTCGAGAAACTGTGGTAACAGCATTCTGATAAACAATATCCTTTTCACTCCAACTTATGTTATCATATGTTCTGTGAACAATATCATAAGCATTTATTCCGCCGTATTTATAAACAAGATGTAAAATATTGTTGTTGTCAAAGGCTATGGAAGGGTTTCTTCCAATTTCATCAATAAAAAAGGGCATTGTCCATGTTTCTCCGGCATCATCTGAAAATGAGTAATAAATACCGTTATCGTAATATACAACATGTAAATCCCCGTTGCTGTCTTCGGCAATTAATCTTGCGTTATTTCTTTCTGTTGCAGAAGATTGTACACTTTCTCCGATAAAGATCTGTGCATTAATATATCCGGAGCTAATCATTATTAAGGTAAATAATAAATTTTTCATAATTAAATGTTTTTAAAATTATTAAACTTAATAAGATGTTTTTATGGATTTTTCTTTTTTATTTCGGAAAATGCAAAAATTAAAATATTCCTGTTTGGACAATGAAGATGATTATTTTATGCAACAGAACTCCCCGAAATTTCTGGATAGTATCAAATATAACAATATTCGAGTTTTTTTCAAAAGTAATAATATTTTATTAAAAAGAATCATTCATTTCTTTTATAATGGACACAAGTTTACGACTTTTTTTTAAAAACAGCCATAAAAATCTCTTTTTTTTATATTTAATTATTCTTTCTTAAATATTTTTTAATAAATTTACAATTAAATAGTGAAGTTTAAAAGGTGCAAAGCAACTGATTTTGCAAAATGCAAAAAAGACATTATGCTTATTTACAGCTAATTATATAAGTTGCTATGCAATTTTTAAGTGATTTTGTACCTTTTTTAATCGAACTCATTAAAGATACACATAAATAAAGGTTATTAAAACTTTAAAACACCAAGCCAATTCTAAAAACCGCTCTGTTATAGAAATAATGCCGTTTGTAATCGGTGTTCCAACGGTCATCAGTTAAATAATCACGAGTTTCATAGGTTTGTTGGTGTCGGTAACCGATACTGAAGGTCAAAGCAAATTCTGATGAGAATCGTTTCTTAATCCCAACACCGCCTCCCAAAAGTAATCCTCCGGTATAAGTGCTGTTATAATTGTTTGTTTCTTCATTCGGATAAAGGGCAAATCCGTATCCGCCGCGAACATAGATATAAGGTGTAAGATTGCGTTTAAACACATCGGCTTGGAATTCTCCGGCAACCGGTAAAAGCGGTATTCCGAAATATTCGATACCGCTTGACAATCCGGCATAGTATCTTTCTTTAAAACGATAAGTTCCGCTGATCAATAAACTTACTGCCGGATTAAAACTGCCGCCAAATCCGGCTAAACCGGTATCAAAACCTAACAAGAAAGGTAATTCCTTGTTAGTATTTTGTTCTTTTTGCGGGTTGTTAAGAGACAGTATTTCTGTATGTTTAAAAACAAAAATGTCATTGCATTTGTTTTGAATTTTTATGATACTGTCGGGATGATTTTCAAGAATTTTGCCGTAAATGATGTTGCCGTTTTTGAGATGTAAAGCAGTTTGCTTATGCTTTTGAGCTGATATTACTTGAACAGTTAAAAATAGATTTACAACTAAAAATAAAAACACTATGTTTTTCATCTGTTTTTTTGTGATTTGGTTTATAAATATATATACGATGAAAAACAATGAAACGATGCAATTAGTGCTTGTTAAAAAATAAATTTTATTGCATCACTTTATAAAATTTGTTCGTATGGTTTATAAAGGGAAAATCTAATTTCTGAAATCTAAAATCTAAATTTTTATATCATGAAAACAAACAAGAGATCAGCGGCAATTTTGTTTATGCTGTTTTTATCCGTCGGCTTATTTACTTGTAAGGATAAAGTTTTTGAAACCCGAAAATTTACCGGCAATAAACCCGTATATATGTCATATGATGATATGCGTAACGGTATTAAATCATTACCGGGCGAAGAGTTGAAACAAACCGGAAAAATGTATTTTTATAATAATTATGTTTTTGTGAATGAATACCTTAAAGGGATTCACATCATTGATAATTCAAATCCCGGCAGCCCTCAAAACATTAAATTTGTTAAAATACCCGGTAATATTGATATAGCAATTAAAAATAACTATTTGTATGTTGACAGTTACGTTGATTTAGTTGTTCTGAATATTGCCGATATAAATAATATTATTGAAGTATATCGTGTCGAAAATGTTTTTCCGTATCAAGTTCCGGAGTATGATTTAAACTATCCGTTGGCAAGCATTGATCAAGACTTGGGAGTGGTTGTAGGCTATACGATTGAAGAAGTTGAAGAAACTTATGAAAGCAATCCGGACGGTAGTTTTTGGGATATCGGGTTTTATAAATATGAAACAATGGATGTTACAAATACAAGCGGTACAGGTAGTTTTTCAGGCGGGCAGGGGATAGGTATTGCCGGCTCTATGGCACGTTTCAGTATATATGAGGATTATATTTATTTGTTGAATGAAACAATTTTAAATGTGTATGATATTTCAAATTTAACACAACCGACTTATGTTACAGAATTAAACACCACTACAATAGCCGAGACCTTATTTTTATATGAAGCAAAGCTGTTTATGGGAACCCAAACAGGAATGCGTGTTTATAGTTTGAGTAATCCTGCGGCACCGGTATTTGTTTCTGAATTCTCTCATATTCAATCCTGTGATCCCGTTGTAGTTGTTGACGGATATGCATATATAACATTAAGATCGGGGAATGCTTGCGGAAGTGTTACAAATCAATTGGATGTAGTTGATATCAGCGTGATTACTTCACCTCAATTGGTAAAATCGTATGAAATGACCAATCCGCACGGGCTTGGTATTCAGGAAGATAAAACTTTATTCATATGCGATGGTGAAGCCGGATTAAAGGTATATGATGCAAGTGATCCGTTGAGAATTGACGAAAATTTGCTGTATCATTTTCCTGAAATGAATGCTTTTGATGTTATTCCGTTGGGAACTTTAATTATGATGATTGGAGAAGACGGTTTGTATCAATATAATTTTGAAGCCGGTGTAATGACATTGTTGAGTTTTATTTCGATAGGGAAGTAATTGAAGATTATAAAAATATTTGTAACTAATCAGTTTGGCTAATTATTATGTACCTAACGGCACATTTTTTACGTGTTGTTATATATTTTACCCATATGGTAATTGCTGTTGCAATTAATTTAACAGGATGCTTAAAACCCCGTTAGGCATACGCGTCAACTTAAGAATTAATTTGCTGTTAGTAAGTTAATTGCAAATTTAAAATTAAGTTTAAATAAGGTAATAAGGTTTATTATAAGTCTTCTTATTTCTATTAAGGTTAAAAATAACAGATAAGGTTTTTGTAAATAATTGTAAAAACCTTATTTTAAAAGTTTTAACCTTAGTAGAAAATAATCCGGTTAAATTCAAAACCTTATTACCTTATTCAACAGCAAAACAAACGTTCTGTATCTTGTTGATAATCAGCAAAGCATAGATTAAGTTGACGCGTATGCCCGTTAGGGGTTAAATATTGGTAAAACACAGTAAAATTAAGCGTTATTCGTGCCCTTAGGTACGAAATATAAAACCGGTAAAACACTAACTGATTAGTTACAAATATTTTAGTGCCGCAATTTTTGCGGCATTTTTATTATAAAAACTTTGTATCTTATGATATTGTATCC is a genomic window of Bacteroidales bacterium containing:
- a CDS encoding T9SS type A sorting domain-containing protein, which encodes MKNLLFTLIMISSGYINAQIFIGESVQSSATERNNARLIAEDSNGDLHVVYYDNGIYYSFSDDAGETWTMPFFIDEIGRNPSIAFDNNNILHLVYKYGGINAYDIVHRTYDNISWSEKDIVYQNAVTTVSRPVIAVDSENNLHCVLQRAGYSSTPNSEIWYNKYTQGTGWQTPINISNSYGASEYPTLTIDNNDNIYVFWKDSGEDINNDKMVLYKKYTVGSGWDADYTNISNTTGNGSYATMDPCVVTDIDGNIHLIWKDSQTGTREIFYKKCIAGVWDINYTNISNTGLASLHPTISTDSLGNLHVFWAEKTDGIYLDIVYTKYDIELETWSGITNITNTENVDSDNPSSPSMCNKYLSVIWTEGEVNPFSIMYYGELFPLSINENNNTPNVNLFPNPTNGIFTIQNLKAFEKPLSIEITNVNGQVVYSYDDLKSSYEFQYQVDISEQPKGIYFVKIQTADFFKIKKIIIQ